In the Spirochaetota bacterium genome, GAAAGCTATATGTTTAATTCAAATCAGGCTTCACGGCAGACATTAGCCAGAGGCTTGACTCGAGGTTGATGCTGTTTGGCTTCCCATAGAGAAAGTCTATTCTGCATTTCCAGCCAGCTTTCTGGAGTGGTGCCGGTGGCTTCTCCTATCCTTACTGCCATTTCGGGCGTTAGTACGCAATGACCATGTACCAGCTCAGACAAGGTTTTTCTTGATATACCCATACACTCGGATGCTTTGGTGATGGTCAGATTGAGGGGCTTTATCACGTCTTCCAGGAGTATTATTCCCGGATGCACAGGATTTCTTTTTGTTATATTCATGATGCGTGATTGTTATTTACCTGAATCAGGACCTCGGCAGGAATTTTCAGGGTATCGTGCAGGGCGCGTATCATCCTTACAGAGAGGCTTCTTTTACCGGATAAAACCTCGGACACTTTTGATCTGCTCCCGATTACGGGCACAAGATCACTTTGCGACAAACCCATCTGTTCCATTCTGAATTTTATTGAATCAATGGGGTCGGGCGATTTGATAGGGAAGTGCTCATCTTCGTATTTTTCAACGAGTATTGAAAGCACCTCAAGTTCGTCAAAATCGGGAGAATTGCGTTTAGCATCCATTAGTGATTCAATTTTCTTAAGTGCGCCATCATAATCTTTTTTGTTTTTAATCGGTTTTATATTCATATTAAATCTCCTCAGCGTTGATTGAGTCATATTGTCTGTGAGTGCCGATGAATCGTATGAAAACGATTTGAGCGGGATAATTGACTTTCACAACCAGCCTGTATTTGTTTCCGCATATGTTAAAAACAACACGGTTTGATTTCAAGATGCTCGCGCTTCGATATAAGGCCTTCACATCTGACGGTTTCTTCCAGTGTGCCGCTCGTACCTCGGCGTACCAGGCTTCAAGCTGCCCCTGCGCATCAGAATATTCGGGTCTGTCTTTATAGAATTCTATAATCGTACTTTTGGCGATTATCCTCATAAGATAAGATAGTTCGCCGAGTAGTTATTGTCAAGCTAATATTCCCAAAATGGGAACTTTAGCTCTGGACGGGGATAATTTAATCATCAGAAATTAAAGGAGTTCGAGTCTTATCGTAATGCCGCGGGAAGACTATATTCGAACCGGCAATTTTGCCTATAATTGGTTCAATAATGGCCGGAAAATAAAAAGGCGCTTTCCGGAGTTCGAAAAGCGCCCATGCTCCCACGGGAAGACAGTATTCGAACCAACTGATTGATGATATCCTGCTGGATTTCATGATGTGGATGATGGAATAGCGATTTTCAATTTTCAGCATGCCGTTT is a window encoding:
- a CDS encoding HigA family addiction module antidote protein, which gives rise to MNITKRNPVHPGIILLEDVIKPLNLTITKASECMGISRKTLSELVHGHCVLTPEMAVRIGEATGTTPESWLEMQNRLSLWEAKQHQPRVKPLANVCREA
- a CDS encoding transcriptional regulator → MNIKPIKNKKDYDGALKKIESLMDAKRNSPDFDELEVLSILVEKYEDEHFPIKSPDPIDSIKFRMEQMGLSQSDLVPVIGSRSKVSEVLSGKRSLSVRMIRALHDTLKIPAEVLIQVNNNHAS
- a CDS encoding type II toxin-antitoxin system HigB family toxin; the protein is MRIIAKSTIIEFYKDRPEYSDAQGQLEAWYAEVRAAHWKKPSDVKALYRSASILKSNRVVFNICGNKYRLVVKVNYPAQIVFIRFIGTHRQYDSINAEEI